A stretch of the Streptomyces ortus genome encodes the following:
- a CDS encoding RNA polymerase sigma factor has translation MRYDDTPDGSPPGKYGAGLSQSMYVPLELPLDFEAFYLGHQEPFHAYAEVHFGTRAAAEEVIHTVFLEIHAGWTQLLSAGNLEQGAWAIVRRAVHDRLELEGRAPAFVINGPIAQALDKALTTAREKLHKMESSSGLYEAIAELPNRQFEVIVLRYVLGYPTAKVAWYVGIDERTVGHHLRRAKERLRLQLGLPAAERKKPKQKGEDA, from the coding sequence GTGAGATACGACGACACCCCGGACGGCAGCCCGCCCGGAAAGTACGGCGCCGGACTGTCGCAGTCCATGTACGTGCCGCTGGAACTGCCCCTGGACTTCGAGGCGTTTTACCTCGGGCACCAGGAGCCCTTCCACGCCTACGCGGAAGTCCACTTCGGCACCCGCGCCGCGGCGGAAGAGGTCATACACACGGTCTTCCTGGAGATCCACGCCGGCTGGACGCAGCTGCTGAGCGCGGGCAACCTCGAACAGGGCGCCTGGGCGATCGTCCGGCGGGCCGTGCACGACCGCCTGGAACTGGAGGGCCGGGCCCCGGCCTTCGTCATCAACGGCCCCATCGCCCAGGCCCTGGACAAGGCGCTCACCACGGCCCGGGAAAAACTCCACAAGATGGAGTCCAGCAGCGGCCTGTACGAGGCGATCGCGGAACTGCCCAACCGGCAGTTCGAGGTCATCGTGCTGCGCTACGTCCTGGGCTACCCCACCGCGAAAGTCGCCTGGTACGTCGGCATCGACGAACGCACCGTCGGCCACCACCTGCGCCGCGCCAAGGAACGCCTGCGCCTGCAGCTGGGCCTGCCCGCCGCCGAGCGCAAGAAGCCCAAACAGAAGGGAGAAGACGCATGA
- the cas6 gene encoding CRISPR-associated endoribonuclease Cas6: protein MRVRVDVTPDTAHLRWQDVHGPARAVVYGLLESRDQELAQALHDEGWQGQPLKPVGVGGPQFIGAPKKRGVYTTSSQGSVWFGSPVPQIASVLVAALAGREEIVWGATRLRVRGFTVDIAPPADTGVVEVETATPVVLKHDGRDLLPGDDHYLERLQHNLTHKADILGLPAPSGLRVLEAGPRRRFEVSGAPRRGAWVRIAMEADARFVEAVRSWGLGLETIQGFGWIR from the coding sequence GTGCGGGTACGGGTGGATGTCACACCGGATACGGCCCATCTTCGCTGGCAGGATGTACACGGTCCCGCGCGGGCGGTGGTCTACGGCCTGTTGGAGAGCCGCGACCAGGAACTGGCCCAGGCGCTGCATGATGAGGGCTGGCAGGGCCAGCCCTTGAAGCCGGTCGGGGTCGGGGGGCCGCAGTTTATCGGCGCGCCGAAGAAGCGGGGTGTCTATACGACGTCGTCGCAGGGGTCGGTGTGGTTCGGCTCGCCGGTGCCGCAGATCGCCTCCGTGCTGGTGGCAGCTCTCGCGGGCCGGGAAGAAATCGTGTGGGGCGCGACCCGGCTGCGGGTACGCGGCTTCACCGTCGATATCGCGCCGCCCGCGGACACCGGTGTGGTGGAGGTGGAGACCGCGACGCCGGTGGTGCTCAAGCACGACGGCCGTGACCTGCTGCCCGGTGACGATCACTACTTGGAGCGGCTGCAGCACAACCTGACCCACAAGGCGGACATCCTGGGACTGCCCGCACCGAGCGGGCTGCGAGTGCTGGAGGCCGGCCCACGGCGCAGGTTCGAGGTCAGCGGCGCACCCCGCAGGGGTGCATGGGTGCGGATCGCGATGGAGGCGGATGCCCGCTTCGTGGAGGCGGTGCGTTCCTGGGGGCTGGGTCTGGAGACGATCCAGGGCTTCGGGTGGATCCGGTGA
- a CDS encoding IS5 family transposase (programmed frameshift), translated as MSTRPWIVDDDLWALIGPLLPPWPQKSPGPRPVADRLCLQGILYVLHSDIAWQLLPLELGFGSGHTCWRRLERWHQAGVFEELHRVLLAELNAAGELDWSRACADCPHPREKGGTDTGPSPVDRRKTGSKHHRICDGRGTPLKVIITAANVNDVTQTPALVDGVPPIAGRPSRPRRRPDSLLGDKAYDSKAVRHELRRRRILPVISRKGAPNTKGLGKLRYVVEQTCALLHQFKRLAVRWERRTELHNAFVSLACGLICWRRLKKHRS; from the exons GTGAGCACTCGGCCGTGGATCGTGGACGATGACTTGTGGGCGCTGATCGGGCCGTTGCTGCCACCCTGGCCGCAGAAGTCGCCGGGGCCGCGGCCGGTGGCGGACCGGCTGTGTCTGCAGGGCATCCTGTACGTGCTCCACAGCGACATAGCCTGGCAACTCCTGCCGCTGGAGCTGGGGTTCGGCTCGGGCCATACCTGCTGGCGGCGCCTGGAGCGGTGGCACCAGGCCGGAGTCTTCGAGGAACTGCACCGCGTTCTGCTCGCGGAACTGAACGCGGCCGGCGAACTCGACTGGTCCCGCGCGTGTGCGGACTGC CCACATCCGCGCGAAAAAGGGGGCACCGACACCGGTCCGTCGCCGGTCGACCGGCGAAAGACGGGCAGCAAGCACCACCGGATCTGTGACGGACGCGGCACCCCGCTCAAGGTCATCATCACCGCGGCCAACGTCAACGACGTCACCCAGACCCCCGCCCTGGTCGACGGCGTCCCGCCCATCGCCGGACGGCCCAGCCGTCCGCGCAGACGACCCGACTCGCTCCTCGGCGACAAGGCATACGACTCGAAAGCCGTGCGCCATGAGCTGCGACGCCGCCGGATCCTGCCGGTCATCTCCCGCAAGGGCGCCCCGAACACCAAGGGCCTGGGCAAACTCCGCTACGTCGTCGAGCAGACCTGCGCCCTGCTCCACCAGTTCAAACGCCTCGCCGTCCGCTGGGAACGCCGAACGGAACTCCACAACGCCTTCGTCTCATTGGCCTGCGGCCTCATCTGTTGGAGACGTCTCAAGAAGCACCGATCATGA
- a CDS encoding CRISPR-associated protein Cas4 has product MNPHEPTADPLGGVHIKYLRHCPRQLWLYMRGYRPEANSDLVAFGEVVDATTFTRRRHVDLGEARIDWVTAGAVIHETKSSRTPSPAHEAQVRHYCLLLERRGINIRGGILHYPLIRRTTDVPWNDDARTQAEDTETEAHTVIAAPTPPERLTRSKCRGCSYLDYCWGN; this is encoded by the coding sequence GTGAACCCACACGAGCCCACCGCCGACCCCCTGGGCGGCGTCCACATCAAATACCTGCGCCACTGCCCCCGCCAGCTCTGGCTCTACATGCGCGGTTACCGCCCCGAAGCCAACAGCGACCTGGTCGCCTTCGGAGAGGTCGTCGACGCCACCACCTTCACCCGCCGCCGCCACGTCGACCTGGGCGAAGCCCGCATCGACTGGGTGACCGCCGGCGCCGTCATCCACGAAACGAAATCCTCCCGCACCCCCTCACCCGCCCACGAAGCCCAAGTACGCCACTACTGCCTCCTCCTCGAACGCCGCGGCATCAACATCCGCGGCGGCATCCTCCACTACCCCCTCATCCGCCGCACCACCGACGTCCCCTGGAACGACGACGCCCGCACCCAGGCCGAAGACACCGAAACCGAAGCCCACACCGTCATCGCCGCCCCCACACCACCCGAACGCCTCACCCGCAGCAAATGCCGCGGCTGCTCCTACCTCGACTACTGCTGGGGAAACTGA
- the cas7i gene encoding type I-B CRISPR-associated protein Cas7/Cst2/DevR, giving the protein MVLAVQAGAPNNGKGEETTGRIKHARIRGQRYPYVSAQAARRWIREGMVERGMVPSPVTRVGKAQSKAQKATTGADPVRYADDDLFGYMSAGAKKDNAATTLRDSPFLLGTLMSVEPVYPTEDFGVMSRGISEPVLHSHEFYTADLAAPFLLDLPRIGTFTLPGDDGSGRPNYLSQEQALQVAEAAALGATPTRFRDQTAVRLPLAERTRRAAMLLEALAHLSGGAKQALHYGDRTPSLLVMVPFKGGVNPLANVVDNEEGAGVRLRGDVLLQELQAWQGEWEGPVRIGWRPGFRDAAREAFEKQCAKEIDEQHIIIDHPRTILLSLAADVREGRLNEWFEDPAQPTTP; this is encoded by the coding sequence ATGGTGCTCGCAGTACAGGCGGGCGCCCCCAACAACGGCAAAGGCGAAGAGACGACCGGCCGCATCAAGCACGCCCGCATCCGCGGCCAGCGCTACCCGTACGTCTCCGCGCAGGCCGCCCGGCGCTGGATCCGCGAGGGCATGGTCGAGCGCGGCATGGTGCCCTCCCCGGTGACCCGAGTCGGCAAGGCACAGAGCAAAGCCCAAAAGGCCACCACGGGCGCCGACCCGGTCCGTTACGCCGACGACGACCTGTTCGGCTACATGAGCGCTGGCGCCAAGAAGGACAACGCGGCTACCACCTTGCGTGACAGCCCTTTCCTGCTGGGCACGCTGATGTCGGTGGAGCCGGTCTACCCGACCGAGGACTTCGGCGTCATGTCCCGCGGGATCAGCGAACCGGTGCTGCACAGCCACGAGTTCTACACCGCCGACCTGGCCGCGCCCTTCCTGCTGGACCTGCCGCGCATCGGCACCTTCACCCTGCCCGGCGACGACGGCAGCGGCCGCCCGAACTACCTCAGCCAGGAGCAGGCACTGCAGGTCGCCGAAGCCGCCGCGCTGGGCGCCACCCCCACCCGCTTCCGTGACCAGACGGCCGTCAGGCTGCCGCTGGCCGAGCGCACCCGCCGGGCCGCGATGCTCCTGGAGGCGCTCGCCCACCTCAGCGGCGGCGCCAAGCAGGCCCTGCACTACGGCGACCGGACACCCTCGCTGCTGGTTATGGTGCCGTTCAAGGGCGGCGTCAACCCGCTGGCTAACGTCGTCGACAACGAAGAGGGCGCCGGAGTGCGCCTGCGCGGCGACGTCCTGCTGCAGGAACTGCAGGCCTGGCAGGGCGAATGGGAGGGCCCGGTCCGCATCGGATGGCGCCCGGGCTTCCGGGACGCCGCACGGGAGGCCTTCGAGAAGCAGTGCGCGAAGGAGATCGACGAGCAGCACATCATCATCGACCACCCCCGCACCATCTTGCTGAGCCTGGCCGCCGACGTGCGCGAGGGGAGACTCAACGAATGGTTCGAGGACCCGGCCCAGCCCACCACCCCGTGA
- a CDS encoding Pycsar system effector family protein — MTQEPGNSTDRTSKNLDEALATLMSELFRADAKANTVLALTSLGLAFLATRGGYDAQPPAVLAVGGLGAACLVIATVLLVITVRPVQIDNPELEDWTRWAKLEPAALSEHMRTDLRAKRVAALARLLRDKFRRLQHGINFILSGLLLLISAAVLSLLI; from the coding sequence ATGACGCAAGAACCGGGTAACAGCACCGACCGTACGTCGAAGAATCTGGACGAGGCGCTGGCGACGCTCATGAGTGAACTGTTTCGAGCGGACGCCAAGGCCAACACCGTTCTCGCGTTGACCAGCTTAGGCTTGGCCTTCCTTGCCACACGTGGCGGTTACGATGCCCAACCGCCTGCTGTCCTGGCCGTGGGCGGGCTTGGTGCTGCCTGCCTTGTGATTGCCACCGTGCTCCTAGTGATCACCGTTCGTCCGGTACAGATAGATAACCCGGAGCTGGAGGACTGGACGCGCTGGGCCAAGCTGGAACCAGCTGCGCTCAGTGAACACATGCGAACGGACCTGCGGGCCAAGAGAGTTGCGGCCTTGGCACGCCTTCTGAGGGACAAGTTCCGGCGACTGCAGCACGGAATAAATTTCATTCTGTCCGGTCTTTTGCTATTGATTTCGGCCGCAGTTCTTTCTCTGTTGATATAG
- the cas1b gene encoding type I-B CRISPR-associated endonuclease Cas1b, with the protein MPAAGRTYWLTEPCRIRREDNSIRIERPDGSPVHIPITDIRDLIAFDHIDINTSALSLLSQNGITLHVLDHYGNHAGHFTPAQSMASATVVRRQVDITANPQQRLTISRSIVLATADNLRWSLDTDLLDPALDQLRTALPQCDSNDALMGQEGNLRRTAWAVLDTQLPPWLRLNGRTRRPPTNAGNAFISYLNSLVYARVLTALRSTPLHPAIGFLHSDTDRRRNTLALDLAEPFKPLFAERLLKRAAAQKHLKETDFETDVGRAALSRNGRKKIAALVKEELATTVYHRTLKRQVSYEELIHLEALKIVRLCLEEKTYKPFRPWW; encoded by the coding sequence ATGCCCGCCGCCGGCCGCACCTACTGGCTCACCGAACCCTGCCGCATCCGCCGCGAAGACAACAGCATCCGCATCGAACGCCCCGACGGCAGCCCCGTCCACATCCCCATCACCGACATCCGCGACCTCATCGCCTTCGACCACATCGACATCAACACCTCCGCCCTCTCCCTCCTCAGCCAAAACGGCATCACCCTCCACGTCCTGGACCACTACGGCAACCACGCCGGCCACTTCACCCCCGCACAATCCATGGCCTCAGCCACCGTCGTACGACGCCAAGTCGACATCACCGCCAACCCCCAACAACGCCTGACCATCAGCCGCTCCATCGTCTTGGCCACCGCCGACAACCTCCGCTGGTCTCTCGACACCGACCTCCTCGACCCCGCCCTCGACCAACTACGCACCGCCCTCCCGCAGTGCGACAGCAACGACGCCCTCATGGGCCAAGAAGGAAACCTCCGCCGCACCGCCTGGGCCGTCCTCGACACCCAACTCCCACCCTGGCTCCGCCTCAACGGACGCACCCGACGACCCCCGACCAACGCAGGCAACGCATTCATCAGCTACCTGAATTCACTCGTCTACGCCCGCGTACTCACCGCCCTCCGCAGCACACCCCTCCACCCAGCCATCGGATTTCTGCACTCCGACACAGACCGACGCCGCAACACTCTCGCACTCGACCTTGCTGAACCCTTCAAACCCCTTTTCGCCGAACGCCTCCTCAAACGCGCCGCAGCCCAAAAACACCTCAAGGAAACAGACTTCGAAACCGACGTCGGCCGGGCAGCCCTCAGTAGAAACGGACGAAAAAAGATCGCAGCACTAGTAAAAGAAGAACTCGCCACTACCGTCTACCACCGCACCCTGAAACGACAGGTCAGCTACGAAGAACTCATCCACCTAGAAGCGCTAAAAATTGTTCGCCTCT
- the cas5 gene encoding CRISPR-associated protein Cas5, producing the protein MTQSPAGPVPAWRMEFYAPVASFRDPLFPRVTRALPVAPPSTVRGLLAAATGAIAEPVTLGIAAHADGTGVDTETYHPIAADGTNPAIAGRVRAIKGGMTIRDRPFLTNVHLTVWLPEPDGSRLHQALRRPRWPLRLGRSQDLVHIRAMTPVVLQPADTATIGHALAPQDGHQAGAAHVYRMAASISTDRLTTRWVDYLWCDEPAGPHPVHGALRDITWSRQEEQAVWLLAP; encoded by the coding sequence GTGACCCAGTCGCCCGCCGGCCCCGTGCCCGCCTGGCGCATGGAGTTCTACGCCCCCGTCGCCTCCTTCCGTGATCCGCTCTTTCCCCGCGTCACCCGCGCACTGCCCGTGGCACCGCCCTCCACCGTGCGTGGCCTGCTGGCCGCCGCCACCGGCGCCATCGCCGAACCCGTGACCTTGGGCATTGCCGCACACGCGGACGGGACGGGTGTGGACACCGAGACCTACCACCCCATCGCCGCCGACGGAACCAACCCGGCCATCGCCGGCCGGGTCCGCGCCATCAAAGGCGGCATGACCATCCGCGACCGCCCCTTCCTCACCAATGTGCACCTGACGGTGTGGCTGCCCGAACCGGACGGCAGCCGCCTCCACCAGGCCCTGCGGCGGCCGCGATGGCCCCTGCGGCTGGGCCGCTCCCAGGACCTCGTCCACATCCGCGCCATGACTCCCGTCGTCCTGCAACCCGCCGACACCGCCACCATCGGACACGCCCTGGCCCCGCAGGACGGACATCAGGCGGGTGCCGCCCACGTCTACCGCATGGCCGCAAGCATCTCCACCGACCGGCTCACCACCCGCTGGGTCGACTACCTGTGGTGCGACGAACCAGCCGGCCCCCACCCCGTGCACGGCGCCCTGCGCGACATCACCTGGAGCCGGCAGGAGGAGCAGGCTGTATGGCTGCTGGCCCCCTGA